A stretch of Campylobacter showae DNA encodes these proteins:
- a CDS encoding NAD(P)H-dependent oxidoreductase — translation MKTLIILAHPDIKNSVINKRLLQEALKEPQRFSVHDLTQVYGGGDIDAAREQELIRAHDALVLQFPLHNFSCPPILKSWIDAVMTHGFAYGRGSDGIAGRKVALAVTAGIKKSDYCPQGRYHFSLREVLTPFELAFKYYFHADYRDFFAFYGAEETPGVDYVSSQDDLERGAREYAEFLRNLG, via the coding sequence ATGAAAACTCTAATCATCTTAGCCCACCCAGACATCAAAAACTCGGTCATAAACAAACGCCTGCTACAAGAGGCTCTCAAAGAGCCGCAGCGCTTTAGCGTTCATGATTTGACGCAGGTTTACGGGGGCGGCGATATCGACGCCGCGCGCGAGCAAGAGCTCATCAGAGCCCACGACGCCCTCGTTTTGCAGTTTCCGCTTCATAACTTCTCCTGCCCTCCGATTTTAAAATCGTGGATCGACGCGGTGATGACGCACGGCTTTGCCTACGGACGCGGCTCGGACGGCATAGCGGGTCGCAAGGTGGCTCTAGCCGTGACCGCGGGCATCAAAAAGAGCGACTACTGCCCGCAAGGACGCTATCATTTTAGCTTGCGCGAGGTTCTTACGCCGTTTGAGCTTGCGTTTAAATACTATTTTCACGCCGATTACCGCGACTTTTTCGCATTTTACGGCGCCGAGGAGACTCCGGGCGTGGACTACGTATCAAGCCAGGACGATTTAGAGCGCGGCGCTAGAGAATACGCGGAGTTTTTGCGAAATTTAGGCTAA
- the thiE gene encoding thiamine phosphate synthase: MAEIYAITDDILTPESSVLAQAGELLECGVKLLQYRTKIEPKNECVAFALKELCERYGARFIVNDDVKFAAKIGANAVHIGKDDGGVKAARKILGEDAFIGVSCYDDLNLALRAQDEGASYAAFGALFASPTKPNAPLCKFETIRRAKEILRIPVCVIGGINAANIAQIAALNPDYVAVISALYRPASIKENLRNLQAFL, encoded by the coding sequence GTGGCTGAAATTTACGCTATCACGGATGATATTCTAACGCCAGAGAGTAGCGTGCTAGCGCAGGCCGGGGAGCTGCTAGAGTGCGGCGTAAAGCTTTTACAGTACCGCACTAAAATCGAGCCAAAAAACGAGTGCGTAGCTTTTGCGCTAAAAGAGCTTTGCGAGCGTTACGGCGCAAGATTTATCGTAAACGACGACGTCAAATTCGCCGCCAAAATAGGCGCAAACGCCGTGCACATCGGCAAAGACGACGGCGGAGTAAAGGCCGCTAGAAAGATCCTGGGCGAGGATGCCTTTATCGGCGTTAGCTGCTACGACGATCTAAATTTAGCGCTAAGGGCGCAGGATGAGGGCGCTTCTTACGCGGCATTTGGCGCCTTGTTTGCGAGCCCGACCAAACCAAACGCCCCGCTTTGTAAATTTGAAACGATCAGGCGCGCAAAGGAAATTTTACGTATCCCGGTTTGCGTGATCGGCGGCATAAACGCGGCAAATATCGCGCAAATCGCCGCGCTAAACCCAGACTACGTCGCCGTTATCTCAGCGCTCTACCGCCCAGCATCCATAAAAGAAAATTTGCGAAATTTGCAAGCGTTTTTGTAA
- the thiD gene encoding bifunctional hydroxymethylpyrimidine kinase/phosphomethylpyrimidine kinase, with product MKNPKKNILIIAGSDSVGGAGVQADIKTCEAYGCYSATAITALTAQNTSGVSAVMPVTPEFLNAQLEAVCAELKFDAVKIGMLFNEQLIACVKAWLEQNQGISAVIDPVCVAKSGAKLLQEGAINALKELLSLARIATPNLDEARILGLNFDGERLNLSADLPCDVVLKRTRTSKICEDTLYKKSGEIVKFNEPLEQPTIMHGAGCSFATAIACALACGADEITAIRRAKAFVANAIKNAHGSNFGVRLLDHKAAGANRG from the coding sequence ATGAAAAATCCTAAAAAAAATATCCTAATCATCGCAGGCAGCGACAGCGTCGGGGGTGCCGGCGTGCAAGCCGACATAAAAACCTGCGAGGCCTACGGCTGCTACAGCGCGACTGCGATCACTGCACTAACTGCTCAAAACACGAGCGGCGTGAGTGCGGTGATGCCCGTAACGCCCGAGTTTTTAAACGCGCAACTAGAAGCAGTCTGCGCCGAGCTAAAATTTGACGCAGTAAAGATCGGCATGCTATTTAACGAACAGCTCATAGCCTGCGTCAAAGCCTGGCTGGAACAAAACCAGGGCATAAGCGCCGTGATAGATCCCGTCTGCGTGGCGAAATCCGGTGCAAAGCTGCTGCAAGAGGGCGCTATAAACGCGCTAAAAGAGCTTTTAAGCCTCGCCCGTATCGCGACGCCCAATTTAGACGAAGCGCGAATTTTGGGGTTAAATTTTGACGGCGAGCGGTTAAATTTAAGCGCCGATCTACCCTGCGACGTGGTACTCAAACGCACGCGAACGAGCAAGATTTGCGAGGACACGCTTTATAAAAAAAGCGGCGAGATAGTTAAATTTAATGAGCCGCTAGAGCAACCTACGATCATGCATGGCGCGGGATGTAGCTTTGCCACGGCTATCGCATGCGCCCTAGCGTGTGGTGCAGACGAGATAACGGCGATCAGACGCGCCAAAGCCTTCGTCGCAAACGCGATCAAAAACGCCCACGGCTCAAATTTCGGCGTGCGGCTGCTAGATCACAAAGCCGCAGGCGCAAACCGTGGCTGA
- a CDS encoding basic amino acid ABC transporter substrate-binding protein encodes MKKIFALLLAALATLGAAELKIGTAANYPPFEYVDEQNKITGFDMDLVAELAKRAGFEYKIVNMSFDGLIPALKTGKIDAVASAMSATDDRRKSVDFTQAYYATENIYLRAKGNDALASKEALNGKRVGVQQGTVQEIAANAIAGAKVVPAEDPVPLIMGLKKGKIDAVVLDSSIGYGFLKKNPELEEFFKENDGSEGFSIAFDKDKQADLIAKINAALDEIKKDGSYDKLLEKYDLK; translated from the coding sequence ATGAAAAAGATTTTTGCGCTGCTTTTAGCGGCCCTAGCTACGCTTGGCGCCGCCGAGCTAAAGATCGGTACAGCCGCCAACTATCCGCCGTTTGAGTATGTGGACGAGCAAAATAAGATTACGGGCTTTGATATGGATCTAGTAGCGGAGCTCGCTAAACGCGCGGGTTTTGAGTACAAGATCGTAAATATGAGCTTTGACGGCCTAATCCCAGCTCTAAAAACTGGCAAGATCGACGCCGTAGCAAGCGCGATGAGCGCGACAGACGATAGACGAAAGTCGGTTGATTTCACGCAGGCTTACTATGCGACCGAAAACATCTACTTGCGCGCTAAAGGTAACGACGCTCTCGCAAGCAAAGAGGCCCTAAACGGTAAAAGAGTAGGCGTACAGCAAGGCACGGTCCAAGAGATCGCCGCTAACGCTATCGCAGGCGCTAAAGTCGTGCCTGCCGAGGATCCGGTTCCGCTAATCATGGGACTAAAAAAAGGCAAGATAGACGCGGTCGTGCTAGATAGCTCGATCGGTTACGGCTTTTTAAAGAAAAACCCCGAGCTTGAGGAGTTTTTCAAAGAAAACGACGGTAGCGAGGGCTTTTCTATAGCATTTGATAAAGACAAACAAGCAGATCTAATCGCTAAAATAAACGCCGCGCTTGACGAAATAAAAAAAGACGGCAGCTACGATAAACTGCTAGAAAAATACGATCTAAAATAA
- a CDS encoding transporter substrate-binding domain-containing protein, which produces MSQNIVAALSAGKFKKLFVFVAAALMLSGCGQSSNEKASKDAAVKNEAAPVAVQQTIRVGSSADYPPFEYIDEHNKIVGFEIDMIEAVGKKIGVKFDIQNMSFDGLIPALKTGKIDAALSGMSATEERRKSVDFTKPYYFSDNLFIRKKGTDVNATNMHLKKISAQIGTLQESAAKSICGDLSVPAETVAAAILSLKAGKIDVVLTDSPIGYEYLKQNSDLEEFLKLPDGTEGFAVAFDKDKHLELIGKIDAAIEELKKSGKFDKMMEKYDLK; this is translated from the coding sequence ATGTCACAAAACATTGTTGCGGCTTTGTCCGCCGGCAAATTTAAAAAACTTTTCGTTTTCGTAGCCGCCGCTTTAATGCTTTCAGGCTGCGGTCAAAGCTCGAATGAAAAAGCAAGCAAAGACGCCGCAGTAAAAAACGAGGCAGCCCCCGTAGCGGTACAACAAACGATAAGAGTGGGTTCGAGCGCGGACTATCCGCCGTTTGAGTATATTGACGAGCACAACAAGATCGTAGGCTTTGAAATCGATATGATAGAGGCCGTCGGTAAGAAAATCGGCGTCAAATTTGACATACAAAATATGAGCTTTGACGGACTGATCCCAGCCCTAAAAACAGGCAAGATAGACGCCGCACTAAGCGGTATGAGCGCGACCGAGGAGAGACGAAAATCTGTTGATTTTACGAAGCCTTATTATTTTTCGGATAATCTTTTCATCCGCAAAAAGGGTACCGACGTAAATGCGACCAATATGCACCTCAAAAAAATAAGCGCGCAAATAGGCACATTGCAAGAGAGCGCGGCTAAATCTATCTGCGGCGACTTATCCGTGCCTGCAGAGACCGTAGCGGCTGCGATCTTGTCGCTAAAAGCGGGTAAAATCGACGTCGTACTAACAGATAGCCCGATCGGTTACGAGTATCTAAAGCAAAACTCGGATCTGGAGGAGTTTTTAAAGCTTCCTGACGGTACCGAGGGCTTTGCCGTCGCATTTGATAAAGACAAGCACCTGGAGCTAATCGGCAAGATAGACGCCGCCATAGAGGAGCTCAAAAAGAGCGGCAAATTTGACAAGATGATGGAAAAATACGACCTAAAGTAA
- a CDS encoding amino acid ABC transporter ATP-binding protein: MIEIRNLSKNYGDLRVLDDISVDIKQGEIIAIIGPSGGGKSTFLRCINRLEEPSGGHIKINGEDITDKKTDINKIRQKVSMVFQHFNLFANKNVLQNLTLAPIKAGILDKESAEKRADELLKSVGLSDKKYAFPHKLSGGQKQRIAIARSLAMNPEVILFDEPTSALDPEMIGEVLDIMKDVAAKGITMLVVTHEMGFAKNVANRIFFMHGGKIAVDDTPKNVFENPSNQRLQDFLGKILNH, translated from the coding sequence ATGATTGAGATTAGAAATTTGAGTAAAAATTACGGCGATTTGCGCGTCCTAGACGACATCAGCGTAGATATCAAACAAGGCGAGATCATCGCTATCATAGGCCCGAGCGGTGGCGGCAAGAGTACGTTTTTGCGCTGCATAAACCGCCTAGAGGAGCCAAGCGGCGGGCACATCAAGATAAACGGCGAAGACATCACCGACAAAAAAACGGACATAAATAAAATCCGTCAAAAAGTAAGCATGGTTTTTCAGCACTTTAACCTTTTTGCAAATAAAAACGTCTTGCAAAATTTAACTCTAGCTCCCATAAAAGCGGGGATTTTGGATAAAGAAAGCGCGGAAAAAAGAGCCGACGAGCTACTAAAAAGCGTGGGTCTAAGCGATAAAAAATACGCCTTCCCGCACAAGCTCTCGGGCGGTCAAAAGCAGCGTATAGCAATCGCTAGAAGCCTAGCGATGAATCCAGAGGTCATACTCTTTGACGAGCCAACCAGCGCGCTAGATCCCGAGATGATCGGCGAGGTGCTAGACATCATGAAGGACGTCGCGGCAAAAGGCATCACGATGCTAGTAGTCACCCACGAGATGGGCTTTGCTAAAAACGTGGCAAATAGGATATTTTTCATGCACGGCGGTAAAATAGCCGTAGACGACACGCCTAAAAATGTTTTCGAAAACCCTAGCAATCAGCGTTTGCAGGATTTTCTAGGTAAAATTTTAAACCACTAA
- a CDS encoding amino acid ABC transporter permease, translating into MLNEKFFRALFFVVIVSAGVYYFYPTELNEAQRLAYLKSYGVTLGLTIGGTAIGVTLGFILAFLKFLNIKILSFLIDEYVDILRGTPIILQLLIFSVVIFATWSDNFYVALIALGLNSSAYVAEIVRSGINSVDKGQMEAARAMGLNYYVSMREVVFPQATKNILPALANEFISLFKETSVVGYISVIDITMQSKSLQAVFYSPEPVIFTGIVYYVSVKFFTFLVKILERRLNRHD; encoded by the coding sequence ATGCTAAACGAAAAATTTTTCAGGGCGTTGTTTTTCGTCGTCATCGTCTCCGCGGGCGTTTACTATTTTTATCCGACGGAGTTAAACGAGGCGCAACGTCTAGCCTACCTTAAAAGCTACGGCGTGACGCTAGGGCTCACTATCGGCGGCACGGCTATCGGCGTGACTTTGGGTTTTATTTTGGCGTTTTTAAAGTTTTTAAATATCAAAATTTTAAGCTTTCTCATAGACGAATACGTAGATATCCTGCGCGGAACGCCTATTATTTTGCAGCTTCTTATATTTTCGGTCGTGATTTTCGCGACCTGGAGCGATAACTTTTACGTCGCTTTGATCGCGCTTGGGCTAAACAGCTCCGCATACGTCGCAGAAATCGTGCGTAGCGGTATAAATAGCGTCGATAAGGGCCAAATGGAAGCCGCAAGGGCGATGGGTCTAAACTACTACGTTTCGATGCGCGAAGTGGTGTTCCCGCAGGCTACCAAAAACATCTTGCCTGCGCTTGCGAACGAATTTATCTCGCTATTTAAAGAGACGTCAGTCGTAGGCTACATCAGCGTCATCGACATCACGATGCAAAGCAAAAGCCTGCAAGCGGTGTTTTATAGCCCAGAGCCCGTCATTTTCACGGGTATAGTTTACTACGTCAGCGTGAAGTTCTTTACGTTTTTGGTTAAAATTTTGGAGAGGAGGCTAAATCGCCATGATTGA
- the putP gene encoding sodium/proline symporter PutP yields the protein MDYARYIAIALYFGFLLFVGRYSYNKNANMGEYLLDNRRLGPVVTALSAGASDMSGWMLLGVPGALYATGLATIWMVLGLVIGAYCNYLFLAKRLRVYTEVASDSITIPDFLQNRFKDETKILRIVSGLLILIFFTLYVSSGIIAGGKSFESFFGLDFKFGAIFTLAIVVFYTFFGGFRAVCITDAFQGMLMFLVLVAVPVVAFCNLNLPDGATFWSEVSKYGKNHLNVFYDQTFLSILGLMAWGLGYFGQPHIIVRFMAIRSSKELAQARRIGIGWMAIGLAGAMMSGLIGFVYYSELNLPLADPEKVFLQLGETLFHPFFVGIIISAVLSAIMSTISSQLLVSASSVTQDFVFAFYKKEISQKAQVSAGRYAVVAVALVATALAFSFNESVLNVVGYAWAGFGASFGPVLLFSLYWRRMSALAALLGMITGGATVIAWIALGLNSYVYEILPGFAVSCVVIYLTSLYGDAIDKMSNEPNSATVQDEFEKMKTRL from the coding sequence ATGGACTATGCACGCTATATCGCCATCGCGCTGTATTTTGGATTTTTGCTTTTCGTGGGGCGATACTCGTATAACAAAAACGCCAATATGGGCGAATACCTGCTCGACAACCGCCGCCTAGGGCCGGTCGTAACTGCTCTAAGCGCCGGAGCTAGCGATATGAGCGGCTGGATGCTGCTTGGCGTGCCTGGAGCGCTTTATGCCACGGGGCTAGCTACGATTTGGATGGTTTTGGGGCTCGTTATAGGAGCGTATTGTAACTACCTATTTTTAGCAAAGCGTTTGCGCGTCTATACCGAGGTTGCGAGCGACAGCATCACGATTCCCGATTTCTTACAAAACCGCTTCAAAGACGAGACTAAAATTTTACGCATAGTCTCCGGCCTTTTGATTTTGATATTTTTCACGCTTTACGTGAGCAGCGGGATAATCGCGGGCGGTAAAAGCTTTGAGAGCTTTTTTGGATTAGATTTTAAATTCGGCGCGATTTTTACGCTTGCTATCGTCGTTTTTTATACGTTTTTCGGAGGTTTTCGCGCGGTTTGCATCACGGATGCGTTTCAGGGCATGCTGATGTTTTTGGTTCTAGTCGCCGTACCAGTAGTCGCGTTTTGTAATCTAAATTTGCCTGACGGCGCTACCTTTTGGAGCGAGGTGTCAAAATACGGCAAAAACCATCTAAACGTCTTTTACGATCAGACTTTTTTAAGTATCTTAGGACTCATGGCGTGGGGGCTTGGGTACTTCGGACAGCCGCACATCATAGTTAGGTTTATGGCGATACGAAGCTCAAAAGAGCTAGCTCAGGCGCGCCGCATCGGTATCGGCTGGATGGCGATAGGCTTAGCTGGAGCGATGATGAGCGGACTGATCGGCTTCGTGTATTACAGCGAGTTAAATTTACCTCTAGCAGACCCCGAGAAGGTCTTTTTGCAGCTTGGCGAGACGCTGTTTCATCCGTTTTTCGTGGGTATCATCATTTCAGCCGTGCTTTCGGCTATCATGAGCACGATCTCTAGCCAGCTTTTGGTTAGCGCAAGCTCGGTGACGCAGGACTTCGTGTTTGCCTTTTATAAAAAAGAAATTTCGCAAAAAGCTCAGGTCTCAGCCGGCAGATACGCCGTCGTGGCCGTCGCGCTCGTGGCTACCGCGCTTGCTTTTAGTTTTAACGAAAGCGTGCTAAACGTCGTGGGATACGCGTGGGCGGGCTTTGGCGCGAGCTTTGGGCCGGTGCTGCTTTTTAGCCTTTACTGGCGTAGGATGAGCGCGCTAGCGGCCTTGCTGGGTATGATAACGGGCGGAGCGACGGTGATCGCGTGGATAGCGCTCGGGCTAAATTCTTACGTTTACGAGATATTGCCGGGTTTTGCGGTCTCTTGCGTCGTGATCTATCTAACCAGCCTCTACGGCGACGCGATAGACAAGATGAGCAACGAGCCAAACTCGGCCACCGTGCAGGACGAATTTGAAAAAATGAAAACGAGGCTGTAA